In Burkholderia sp. NRF60-BP8, a single window of DNA contains:
- a CDS encoding ExbD/TolR family protein produces MGMNMPSGGGGAEPDVMVDINTTPLIDVMLVLLIMLIITIPIQMHSVKMDLPVGNPPPPATPPEVVQIDIDFDGTTTWNGAPVPDRAALEAKLTAVAHEPVQAEIHLRANKLAPYKDVAAVLASAQRVGATKIGLIGNEQFMQ; encoded by the coding sequence ATGGGAATGAACATGCCTTCGGGCGGAGGCGGCGCCGAGCCGGACGTGATGGTCGACATCAACACCACGCCGCTGATCGACGTGATGCTGGTGTTGTTGATCATGCTGATCATCACGATCCCGATCCAGATGCATTCGGTGAAGATGGACCTGCCGGTGGGCAACCCGCCGCCGCCCGCCACACCGCCGGAGGTCGTGCAGATCGATATCGACTTCGACGGGACGACGACGTGGAACGGCGCGCCGGTGCCGGATCGCGCGGCACTCGAGGCGAAGCTGACGGCGGTCGCGCACGAGCCCGTGCAGGCGGAGATCCATCTGCGGGCGAACAAGCTGGCGCCGTACAAGGACGTGGCGGCCGTACTGGCGTCCGCGCAGCGCGTGGGCGCGACGAAGATCGGCCTGATCGGCAACGAGCAGTTCATGCAATGA
- a CDS encoding ExbD/TolR family protein — MGMNVGQDESDEVIANINTTPLVDVMLVLLIIFLITIPVVTHTIQLQLPKEVVQPLQTTPKSVEIAVNRDGDFFWGEQRVDASTLLAKLKGVSQQQPQPSVHVRGDQNTRYEFIGRVVTMCERAGIAKVSFITEPPARGG, encoded by the coding sequence ATGGGCATGAACGTCGGGCAGGACGAAAGCGACGAGGTGATCGCGAACATCAACACGACGCCGCTCGTTGACGTGATGCTGGTGCTGCTGATCATTTTCCTGATCACGATTCCGGTCGTCACGCACACGATCCAGCTGCAGTTGCCGAAGGAGGTCGTGCAGCCGCTGCAGACCACACCGAAGAGCGTCGAGATCGCGGTGAATCGCGACGGCGATTTCTTCTGGGGTGAACAACGGGTGGATGCGTCGACGTTGCTCGCGAAGCTGAAGGGCGTGTCGCAGCAGCAGCCGCAGCCGAGCGTGCACGTGCGCGGCGACCAGAACACGCGCTACGAGTTCATCGGCCGCGTCGTCACGATGTGCGAGCGGGCAGGTATCGCGAAGGTGTCGTTCATTACGGAACCGCCGGCGCGGGGTGGCTAG
- a CDS encoding MotA/TolQ/ExbB proton channel family protein, translating into MTKRSLAALAASLLMSVAAIDGLVAPQFAYAQASGSTAASDASAQAAAPAPSAADSAPPPAPAATEAVENPYGLGALWKNGDFVARFVLILLVIMSMGSWYIMVTKFVEQLRANRRAKLADAQLWSAPSLAEGAKLLDEASPFRFIAETAIEAGEHHDEALLEAVDRNTWIDVSVERSITNVSNRMQDGLAFLATVGSTAPFVGLFGTVWGIYHALTAIGIAGQASIDKVAGPVGEALIMTAIGLAVAVPAVLGYNFLVRRNKSVMERVRNFGAQLHTVLLAGSKRAARAPSPAASLVN; encoded by the coding sequence ATGACCAAGCGTTCTCTGGCCGCACTGGCGGCAAGCCTGTTGATGTCCGTCGCTGCAATCGACGGGCTCGTTGCACCGCAATTCGCTTACGCGCAAGCGAGCGGATCCACGGCGGCATCCGACGCGTCGGCACAGGCCGCGGCGCCGGCGCCGTCCGCCGCCGACTCGGCCCCGCCGCCGGCGCCGGCCGCGACCGAAGCGGTCGAGAATCCGTACGGGCTGGGGGCGCTCTGGAAGAACGGCGACTTCGTCGCGCGCTTCGTGCTGATCCTGCTCGTGATCATGTCGATGGGCAGCTGGTACATCATGGTCACGAAGTTCGTCGAGCAGTTGCGGGCGAACCGCCGCGCGAAGCTTGCGGACGCGCAACTCTGGAGCGCGCCGTCGCTGGCCGAAGGCGCGAAGCTGCTCGACGAGGCATCGCCGTTCCGCTTCATCGCCGAAACGGCGATCGAGGCGGGCGAGCATCACGACGAGGCATTGCTCGAAGCCGTGGACCGAAACACGTGGATCGACGTGTCCGTCGAGCGCTCGATCACGAACGTGTCGAACCGCATGCAGGACGGGCTCGCGTTCCTGGCGACGGTCGGATCGACCGCGCCGTTCGTCGGGCTGTTCGGCACGGTCTGGGGGATCTATCACGCGCTGACGGCGATCGGGATCGCGGGCCAGGCGTCGATCGACAAGGTCGCGGGCCCGGTGGGCGAGGCGCTGATCATGACGGCGATCGGCCTGGCGGTCGCGGTGCCTGCCGTACTCGGCTACAACTTCCTCGTCCGGCGCAACAAGTCGGTGATGGAGCGGGTCCGCAACTTCGGCGCCCAGCTGCATACCGTGCTGCTGGCCGGCAGCAAGCGTGCCGCTCGCGCGCCGTCGCCGGCTGCGTCGCTCGTGAACTGA
- a CDS encoding energy transducer TonB: MKVEEHLVASNSGLATLGRPREFGKKQQNPVRRFGGIAVVLLLHAVLIYALLNGLATKVVQVIQHPIETRIIEPVKPPPPPPLPVVKLPPPKFAPPPPPFVPPPEVPVQAPPQAPITHQVAPVPSAPAVQAPVIAPPAPAPAKPVSHEVGVVCPNSDTIRASMQYPKEAQENNITGEVTIEFVVDADGNITNERVAQSADPVLDRAAYNTVKRFKCVAQGQAVRVQVPFSFNLN; this comes from the coding sequence ATGAAAGTCGAAGAGCATCTGGTTGCTTCGAACAGCGGACTGGCCACGCTTGGGCGTCCGCGGGAATTCGGCAAGAAGCAGCAGAACCCGGTGCGCCGTTTCGGCGGCATCGCAGTCGTCCTCCTGTTGCACGCAGTGCTGATCTACGCATTGCTCAACGGCCTCGCGACGAAAGTCGTGCAGGTGATCCAGCATCCGATCGAAACCCGCATCATCGAGCCGGTGAAGCCGCCGCCGCCCCCGCCGCTGCCGGTCGTCAAGCTTCCGCCACCAAAATTCGCGCCCCCGCCGCCGCCGTTCGTGCCGCCGCCCGAAGTGCCGGTGCAGGCGCCGCCGCAAGCGCCGATCACGCACCAGGTGGCGCCGGTGCCGTCCGCGCCGGCCGTGCAGGCGCCCGTCATCGCACCGCCCGCGCCCGCGCCCGCGAAGCCGGTCAGCCACGAGGTGGGTGTCGTCTGCCCGAATTCGGACACGATTCGCGCGTCGATGCAGTACCCGAAGGAAGCGCAGGAAAACAACATCACGGGTGAGGTGACGATCGAGTTCGTCGTGGACGCGGACGGGAACATCACGAACGAACGCGTGGCCCAGTCGGCCGACCCCGTGCTCGATCGTGCGGCCTACAACACCGTGAAGCGGTTCAAATGCGTGGCGCAAGGCCAGGCCGTAAGGGTGCAGGTGCCGTTCTCGTTCAACCTGAATTGA
- a CDS encoding aminoacyl-tRNA deacylase, translating into MPVSATLQDCLRQKSSRYEIVYHPYSHTSMGTAAAAHIPGDRLAKTVLLEDAEGYVAAVLPTTHAVRLSDLWVKTGRHLVLAREVELRELFKDCDMGALPPVCMAYGMKTFLEERLAQQPEVYFEAGDHEALIHMMQDEFLMLMETAERAHFSHRMQGMMLS; encoded by the coding sequence ATGCCGGTCTCAGCCACCCTGCAGGATTGCCTGCGCCAGAAGTCATCGCGGTACGAAATCGTGTACCACCCCTATAGCCATACGAGCATGGGAACGGCCGCCGCCGCGCATATTCCCGGCGACCGGCTCGCGAAAACGGTGCTCCTCGAGGACGCCGAGGGCTACGTCGCCGCCGTATTGCCGACGACGCACGCCGTGCGCCTGTCGGATCTCTGGGTGAAGACGGGACGCCATCTCGTGCTCGCCCGGGAGGTCGAGTTGCGCGAGTTGTTCAAGGATTGCGACATGGGCGCGCTGCCGCCGGTCTGCATGGCGTACGGGATGAAGACGTTCCTCGAGGAACGCCTCGCGCAGCAGCCGGAAGTCTATTTTGAGGCCGGCGATCACGAAGCGCTGATACACATGATGCAGGACGAATTCCTGATGCTGATGGAGACCGCCGAGCGCGCGCATTTCTCGCACCGGATGCAGGGGATGATGCTGTCCTGA
- a CDS encoding YciI-like protein, translating into MHYQLIYELVDDYLSRRDAFRAEHLALAQAATQRGELVLAGALADPADQAVLVFEGDSPEAAESFARADPYVQNGLVKSWRVRPWRVVVGKHAPRPA; encoded by the coding sequence ATGCATTACCAGTTGATCTACGAACTCGTCGACGATTACCTGTCGCGGCGCGACGCGTTCCGTGCCGAGCATCTCGCGCTCGCGCAGGCCGCGACCCAGCGCGGCGAACTCGTGCTCGCGGGCGCGCTGGCGGATCCGGCCGACCAGGCCGTGCTCGTGTTCGAAGGCGATTCGCCGGAAGCGGCCGAATCGTTCGCGCGCGCCGATCCGTACGTGCAGAACGGCCTCGTGAAATCGTGGCGCGTGCGGCCGTGGCGCGTCGTGGTCGGCAAGCACGCGCCGCGTCCCGCGTGA